Below is a window of Quercus robur chromosome 6, dhQueRobu3.1, whole genome shotgun sequence DNA.
AATCCATGGCTGCTACTATGGCAGAATTGACCCGCCAGAACCAGGAGTTGGTTAGAGAACTTAACATGAGGAGGCAGCATCGGGATGAGAACGTTGGAAGACAGGTCCAGAGCCAAGATGAGAGGAATGTCGAGTTTGAGAGCCAGTCCAGGGGTACCCCTTCAAGGAGGGTGCCTCACTTGGAAAGGGAGATGGACCAAATGAGAAGAACTATGGATGAGATGAAGGAAAATATGAAGAGGACCAACCCCGTAGAGGACTTGGTTCACAGGACTGACTCCCCATTTGTGCCTCCTATCAATGCTCACCCTTTGCCACCGAAGTTCAAGATGCCTTCCTTAGATTCATATGATGGGACGCGAGATCCATTTGACCACATTGCCACCTTCAAAACTACTATGCATCTTCAAGGGGTTCCGGATGAAATAATGTGCAGAACTTTCCCTACTACTCTTAAAGGACCCGCACGAGTGTGGTTCAGCAAAATACCTCCCAGCACGGTAACGTCCTTTGAAGAATTAAGTAAGTTGTTTGTCAAcaacttcatcggaggacagaGGCACAAGCGTTCCTCGTCCAGTTTGCTGACCATAGAACAAGGGGAGAATGAAAGTTTGTGGTCGTTCATTACGCGGTTCAATAGGGAAGCTTTAGCAGTGGACGAGATGGATGACAAGCTGCTCCTGGCGGCTTTCCACAATGGGGTTCACTCTGATTTGTTCATCCACAAGCTATATGAGCAAGAGCCTCAGACCATGGCCGAACTCATCCACTCAGCCCAGAATTTTATGAATGTGGAGGATGCtatcatagccaagaagaggaagagaattGAGAAAATGGATGCTAACTCCACTCGTCACTCAGAGCAAGATCCTCGTCTTAAGAAAGGACGAATGGAAGATAAAAAGGATCGTGACAAGAAGGCAGGCCCCTCAGCACGAAGTCAGCAGTATACGCCATTGAACATGCCACTTGATCAAGTCCTAaagcaaatcaaggatgatccttccttgaagtggCCAGAAAAAATGAAGGGAGATCCAAATAAGCGCAATAGaaacaagtattgtcgcttccatagaGACCATGGCCATGATACGGACGAATGTTTTGATCTAAAACAGCAGATTGAGAATCTTATAAGGCAGGGGAAGCTAAGAAGTTTCCTAGGACGAGACCACAAGGACGACAAACTCAAGggaaaagctgaagagtcatcACGGCCACCTCTCGGAGAAATCAGGGTTATCGTCGGAGGGAGTTCTACAATCCAGTCGTCCAGGTCCAGGAAAACATACCTGAAGGTGGTGCAGAGCGTCCAACTCTCTGGACGACCACCTAGAGATAGGGATGCGGACGAACAGGCAATCACATTCA
It encodes the following:
- the LOC126689966 gene encoding uncharacterized protein LOC126689966 encodes the protein MVWTRSRATSPGLQESRGDRQSVPTVQPPSVQHVQSMAATMAELTRQNQELVRELNMRRQHRDENVGRQVQSQDERNVEFESQSRGTPSRRVPHLEREMDQMRRTMDEMKENMKRTNPVEDLVHRTDSPFVPPINAHPLPPKFKMPSLDSYDGTRDPFDHIATFKTTMHLQGVPDEIMCRTFPTTLKGPARVWFSKIPPSTVTSFEELSKLFVNNFIGGQRHKRSSSSLLTIEQGENESLWSFITRFNREALAVDEMDDKLLLAAFHNGVHSDLFIHKLYEQEPQTMAELIHSAQNFMNVEDAIIAKKRKRIEKMDANSTRHSEQDPRLKKGRMEDKKDRDKKAGPSARSQQYTPLNMPLDQVLKQIKDDPSLKWPEKMKGDPNKRNRNKYCRFHRDHGHDTDECFDLKQQIENLIRQGKLRSFLGRDHKDDKLKGKAEESSRPPLGEIRVIVGGSSTIQSSRSRKTYLKVVQSVQLSGRPPRDRDADEQAITFTEE